From a single Pseudalkalibacillus hwajinpoensis genomic region:
- a CDS encoding DUF4870 domain-containing protein, whose product MEVGNNGPEKVEQTPRKTSSGMDENVAGLLTYVLGFITGLIFLLIEKENKFVRFHAMQSIVVFGALFVASLVLNVIPVIGTIVSVLILPPLSLVVWIVLMVKAYQGKMYKLPVAGEFSLKQLEKMNN is encoded by the coding sequence ATGGAAGTCGGCAATAATGGTCCCGAAAAAGTGGAACAAACACCTCGAAAAACATCCAGTGGAATGGATGAAAATGTCGCAGGACTGTTGACCTATGTACTTGGATTTATTACAGGACTTATCTTTTTACTAATTGAAAAGGAAAACAAATTTGTTCGCTTTCACGCAATGCAGTCAATTGTGGTGTTCGGAGCACTTTTCGTTGCAAGTCTTGTATTGAATGTGATCCCGGTTATCGGAACAATCGTATCGGTGCTTATTTTACCGCCGCTCAGTCTGGTTGTCTGGATTGTGTTAATGGTAAAAGCGTATCAGGGGAAAATGTATAAGCTTCCTGTAGCCGGTGAGTTCTCTCTAAAACAGCTTGAAAAGATGAATAACTAA
- a CDS encoding galactokinase, translating to MKALFEQFSKVFGEGGSLRSFFSPGRVNLIGEHTDYNGGHVFPCSLSIGTYAVARKRDDSLLRFYSMNFASQGVIEVDAKNLIYEAAHDWANYPKGVVSIFKQQGFSVSGFDVLYFGNIPNGAGLSSSASIELATSVLLNELNELNVDMVEMVKMNQRAENEFIGVNCGIMDQFAIGMGKENSAVLLDCNTLDYSYSPVELKDASLVIANTNKRRGLADSKYNERRSECERALSQLQDHLSIQSLGDLTIEAFEAHKHIITNDVDKKRAKHAVYENARTIEAAKRLKARDINAFGQLMNESHISLRDDYEVTGFELDALVEAAWAEDGVIGSRMTGAGFGGCTISIVENCYLEAFQTNTANTYKKKTGLLPEFYVVEIGAGAREINHITEAL from the coding sequence ATGAAAGCGTTATTCGAACAATTTTCAAAAGTTTTTGGAGAGGGTGGAAGTCTCAGAAGCTTTTTCTCGCCAGGGCGTGTCAATCTGATTGGTGAACATACAGATTATAATGGCGGCCATGTTTTTCCATGCTCACTGAGTATTGGGACGTATGCTGTCGCTAGAAAAAGAGATGATTCTTTGCTTCGTTTTTACTCGATGAACTTTGCATCACAGGGCGTCATTGAAGTTGATGCGAAAAATCTGATCTATGAAGCAGCGCACGATTGGGCGAATTACCCTAAAGGGGTCGTGTCGATCTTTAAGCAACAGGGCTTTTCTGTAAGCGGATTTGACGTCCTTTATTTCGGAAATATCCCGAACGGTGCCGGTCTTTCTTCATCTGCTTCGATCGAACTTGCAACGTCTGTGTTACTAAATGAATTAAACGAGCTAAACGTCGACATGGTTGAGATGGTGAAAATGAACCAACGTGCAGAGAATGAATTCATTGGTGTGAACTGTGGGATCATGGATCAATTTGCGATTGGGATGGGGAAAGAAAATTCCGCTGTACTTCTTGATTGTAATACTCTCGATTACAGCTATAGTCCTGTTGAACTAAAAGATGCCTCGCTTGTTATTGCGAATACAAACAAACGAAGGGGGCTCGCGGACTCTAAGTACAATGAACGCCGGTCTGAGTGCGAGCGCGCACTTTCACAGCTGCAGGATCACCTCAGCATTCAATCGCTCGGTGATTTAACAATTGAAGCATTTGAAGCACATAAGCACATCATAACAAATGATGTTGATAAAAAGCGGGCAAAACATGCGGTTTATGAGAACGCTCGCACGATTGAAGCGGCAAAGCGTTTGAAGGCAAGAGATATTAATGCTTTTGGTCAGCTGATGAATGAGTCGCACATTTCTTTACGAGATGACTATGAAGTAACTGGCTTTGAGCTTGATGCGTTAGTTGAAGCTGCTTGGGCAGAAGATGGCGTGATAGGCTCACGTATGACCGGGGCGGGATTTGGTGGTTGCACAATTAGCATTGTCGAAAATTGTTACCTCGAAGCATTTCAAACAAACACAGCAAACACATATAAAAAGAAAACTGGATTATTACCTGAATTTTACGTGGTTGAAATAGGTGCTGGTGCAAGAGAAATAAATCACATAACTGAAGCACTGTAA
- the galE gene encoding UDP-glucose 4-epimerase GalE: MAVLVTGGAGYIGSHTCVQLLDHGSDIVVVDNFSNSKMESLDRVRELTERDFPFYEVDLLDRASLERVFEENHIEAVIHFAGLKAVGESVAKPLHYYHNNLTGTFVLCEVMEKYNVRNIVFSSSATVYGMPDVMPITEEAPLSATNPYGQTKLMIEQILRDLHVADSNWSIALLRYFNPIGAHVSGRIGEDPNGIPNNLMPFISQVAVGKLEQLSVFGDDYDTADGTGIRDYIHVVDLANGHLRALEHVLGTTGVNAYNLGTGNGYSVLQMVKAFEEVTGKEVAYSIAPRRPGDIGECYADPTKARKELGWVAERGIEEMCCDTWRWQSGNPDGYKREGGQVRT; the protein is encoded by the coding sequence ATGGCTGTTTTGGTAACAGGTGGAGCAGGATACATAGGGAGTCACACGTGTGTACAGTTACTAGATCACGGATCTGATATCGTAGTAGTGGACAATTTTTCAAATAGTAAAATGGAGTCGCTAGATCGTGTACGTGAGCTAACAGAAAGAGATTTTCCTTTCTATGAAGTTGATTTGCTCGATCGTGCTTCGCTTGAACGGGTTTTTGAAGAGAACCATATTGAAGCTGTTATCCATTTCGCAGGATTGAAAGCTGTTGGTGAATCCGTAGCAAAGCCACTTCATTATTATCACAACAACCTCACAGGGACCTTTGTACTTTGTGAAGTAATGGAAAAGTACAATGTTCGAAACATTGTGTTTAGCTCATCGGCTACTGTGTACGGTATGCCAGATGTGATGCCTATTACAGAAGAGGCGCCACTCAGCGCGACAAATCCTTATGGCCAGACGAAGCTCATGATTGAGCAGATCCTTCGTGATCTTCATGTGGCTGATTCGAACTGGAGTATTGCTTTATTGCGCTATTTTAATCCGATCGGTGCCCATGTAAGCGGGCGAATTGGAGAAGATCCTAACGGAATTCCGAATAACCTGATGCCGTTTATTAGTCAGGTTGCTGTTGGGAAGCTTGAACAGCTTAGCGTGTTTGGAGACGATTACGACACAGCTGATGGCACGGGAATCCGTGATTATATTCATGTGGTTGATCTTGCAAATGGTCATTTAAGAGCCCTTGAGCATGTTCTTGGTACAACTGGTGTCAACGCTTATAATCTCGGAACAGGAAATGGCTACAGTGTTCTTCAGATGGTCAAAGCGTTTGAAGAAGTGACTGGAAAAGAAGTAGCTTATTCCATCGCTCCACGTCGCCCTGGTGATATTGGGGAATGCTATGCCGATCCAACGAAAGCACGGAAAGAACTTGGATGGGTGGCAGAAAGAGGAATTGAAGAAATGTGCTGTGACACCTGGCGCTGGCAGTCGGGCAACCCTGATGGGTATAAACGGGAAGGGGGTCAGGTACGTACCTGA
- the galE gene encoding UDP-glucose 4-epimerase GalE, whose protein sequence is MAILVTGGAGYIGSHTVLYLREMDEEVVVLDNLSKGHEQAVLDVPFYKGDLTDGKVLDQIFADHSIDSVVHFAASSLVGESVTNPLEYYRNNVAGSQAFMSKLVEHNVKHIVFSSTAATYGNPERIPIEEDDVTKPTNPYGETKLAIEKMLRWCDDAYGFKSVSLRYFNAAGADPEGRIGEDHDPESHLIPIVLQAALGQREKVSIFGNDYDTKDGTCVRDYIHVLDLAQAHYLALKKMKETNESGIYNLGNGKGFTVKEVIDTCRSVTGKEIKAETAPRRAGDPAILIASSAHAINELGWNPVYPELSQIVEHAWRWHQSNPGGYDD, encoded by the coding sequence ATGGCGATTTTGGTCACAGGAGGCGCCGGTTATATTGGGAGCCACACCGTTCTGTATTTACGCGAGATGGACGAAGAAGTAGTAGTATTGGATAATTTATCGAAAGGGCACGAACAGGCAGTGCTTGATGTTCCGTTTTACAAAGGGGACCTAACAGATGGCAAAGTGCTTGATCAAATTTTTGCGGATCATTCGATCGATTCTGTGGTTCATTTTGCGGCAAGTTCACTTGTAGGAGAGAGTGTTACGAATCCACTCGAATATTATCGGAATAATGTGGCGGGTTCGCAGGCATTTATGTCGAAGCTTGTGGAACATAATGTGAAGCACATCGTCTTTTCGTCGACAGCGGCAACATATGGTAATCCAGAACGGATACCAATCGAAGAAGATGACGTTACAAAACCGACGAATCCTTATGGAGAAACAAAGCTTGCCATCGAGAAAATGCTTCGCTGGTGTGATGATGCATACGGCTTTAAGTCAGTTTCACTTCGTTATTTTAACGCAGCTGGTGCAGATCCTGAGGGAAGGATTGGCGAAGACCACGATCCGGAATCTCATTTAATTCCGATCGTTCTCCAGGCTGCACTTGGTCAACGTGAGAAAGTGTCCATTTTTGGAAATGATTATGATACGAAGGACGGGACGTGTGTGCGTGATTACATCCATGTTCTTGATCTTGCGCAGGCTCATTACCTTGCACTGAAAAAGATGAAGGAAACGAATGAAAGTGGAATCTACAATCTTGGAAATGGAAAAGGGTTCACGGTGAAAGAAGTGATTGATACATGTAGAAGTGTGACTGGAAAAGAGATAAAGGCTGAAACTGCTCCTCGCAGAGCAGGAGATCCTGCTATTCTCATTGCATCATCAGCACATGCGATCAATGAGCTTGGTTGGAACCCCGTTTATCCGGAACTTTCCCAAATTGTTGAGCACGCCTGGAGATGGCATCAGAGTAATCCAGGAGGGTATGACGATTGA
- a CDS encoding beta-galactosidase, producing the protein MKEFGVNVVRIAEFGWQLMDPEEGKYDFSLYDEAIELLTANDIKVVLGIPTATPPAWMVQKYPDILPVDPNGTVISFGARRHYTVNSDV; encoded by the coding sequence ATGAAAGAGTTTGGTGTAAACGTTGTTCGGATTGCCGAGTTCGGCTGGCAGTTAATGGATCCTGAAGAAGGAAAGTATGATTTTTCGTTGTACGATGAAGCGATTGAGCTTTTGACGGCGAATGACATCAAGGTTGTTCTTGGGATCCCAACGGCAACGCCACCTGCGTGGATGGTTCAGAAGTACCCTGACATTTTGCCGGTTGATCCGAATGGGACGGTTATTTCTTTTGGAGCCAGACGGCATTATACGGTAAATAGTGACGTGTAG
- a CDS encoding LacI family DNA-binding transcriptional regulator produces the protein MATIKDIALKVKCSPSTVSRVLNYDETLSVSDDTKKRIFEVAEELSYSKKSGKKSLTPKIAVIHWYTEKEELNDLYYMSIRLGVEQRCQEERLDLVKIFKDNYEDLEKENIQGMIAVGKFSNDEIASLTKVTPNIVFVDYDPGQEMYDSVVVDFEKATYKVLDYFVSRGHERIGYIGGRETFRDASAELQDERESTFKLYMDARGEADEAYVYTGSFTVDDGYALMNQAIDEFGDELPTAFFVGNDTMAIGCLRALHEQGITIPERVSLIGVNDISVSKYVYPALSTVKVYTELMGETAVGLLMERISGRKIAKKVTMSTKLKLRKSSK, from the coding sequence ATGGCAACGATTAAGGACATCGCACTAAAAGTGAAATGCTCTCCATCGACCGTTTCACGTGTCCTGAACTATGATGAAACCTTATCTGTCTCAGATGATACAAAGAAACGCATTTTCGAAGTAGCGGAAGAGCTTTCTTATAGTAAGAAAAGCGGTAAAAAGTCGCTAACTCCGAAAATAGCGGTTATCCATTGGTATACGGAAAAGGAAGAGCTAAACGATCTCTACTACATGTCGATTCGACTCGGGGTTGAGCAGCGCTGTCAGGAAGAACGACTTGACCTCGTGAAAATTTTTAAAGATAACTATGAGGATCTTGAGAAAGAAAATATTCAGGGCATGATTGCTGTTGGGAAATTCAGTAATGATGAAATTGCTTCGCTCACAAAGGTGACACCGAATATCGTTTTCGTCGATTATGACCCTGGTCAAGAGATGTATGATTCTGTTGTCGTTGATTTTGAAAAGGCGACTTATAAAGTGCTTGATTACTTTGTGAGTAGAGGGCACGAACGCATCGGCTATATTGGTGGAAGAGAGACTTTCCGTGATGCGAGCGCTGAGCTTCAGGATGAACGTGAGTCAACGTTTAAACTTTATATGGATGCACGCGGTGAAGCGGATGAAGCTTACGTTTATACCGGTTCCTTTACGGTTGATGATGGATATGCCCTTATGAACCAGGCGATTGATGAGTTTGGAGATGAACTTCCTACTGCTTTTTTCGTCGGAAATGACACAATGGCGATCGGCTGTCTTCGCGCTCTTCATGAACAAGGTATAACTATACCAGAGCGTGTGAGCTTAATTGGCGTAAATGATATTAGTGTATCAAAGTATGTGTACCCTGCTTTAAGTACGGTGAAAGTCTATACAGAATTAATGGGTGAGACGGCAGTTGGCCTTTTAATGGAGCGTATTTCAGGACGAAAGATCGCTAAGAAAGTGACGATGTCTACAAAGCTAAAGCTACGGAAAAGCAGCAAATAA
- a CDS encoding class I SAM-dependent methyltransferase codes for MVGRRFKPGKADRLLDPKRREIISPEQVMSLLDLQATDHVADLGAGNGYLTLPFAGAVEKVYAVDIEKQMLDLLRKRALEQSGNNIDYVVSDLESINLPDQVADKAIAAFVLHEVPDLTKAFKEFKRILKPGQMFLSLEWEAIEMDMGPPLHERISSEEMMRIFEENGLKPEVHHFHEAVYGVLAKV; via the coding sequence ATGGTTGGTAGACGCTTTAAGCCCGGGAAAGCGGATCGACTTCTAGATCCAAAGCGAAGAGAAATCATTTCGCCAGAACAGGTCATGTCACTTCTAGATCTGCAAGCGACAGATCATGTGGCAGATTTAGGTGCTGGAAATGGGTATCTTACCCTGCCATTTGCAGGTGCAGTTGAGAAGGTTTATGCGGTTGACATTGAAAAACAAATGCTTGATCTTCTTCGTAAGCGTGCTTTAGAGCAAAGTGGAAATAACATTGACTATGTTGTGAGCGACCTTGAAAGTATTAACCTGCCCGATCAAGTCGCGGATAAAGCGATTGCAGCTTTTGTGCTTCATGAAGTGCCAGATCTTACCAAGGCATTTAAAGAGTTTAAACGGATCTTAAAACCAGGACAAATGTTCCTTTCACTTGAATGGGAAGCGATTGAGATGGACATGGGTCCGCCTTTACATGAACGGATTTCTTCTGAAGAGATGATGAGAATTTTTGAAGAGAACGGCTTGAAGCCAGAGGTGCATCATTTTCATGAAGCGGTATACGGAGTGTTAGCAAAAGTATAA
- the galU gene encoding UTP--glucose-1-phosphate uridylyltransferase GalU encodes MRVRKAIIPAAGLGTRFLPATKAQPKEMLPIVDKPTIQYIVEEAVAAGIEDIIIVSGRGKRAIEDHFDKSYELEETLIKKQKDEMLKEVQQISNLANIHYIRQKEPKGLGHAINCASRFIGNEPFAVLLGDDVVKSEQPCIGQLMDSYNRYRTSIVGVQQVADDAVSKYGIIAPKGEQIDNGIIPIKSLVEKPSLEEAPSNYAILGRYILTPEIFTILENLPKGAGGEIQLTDAIKVLNEQQAVFAHEFEGQRYDVGDKFGFIKATIDFALNRPDLQKDVMNYLKQVVDQELTTKQS; translated from the coding sequence ATGAGAGTTAGGAAAGCGATCATACCGGCTGCTGGTCTGGGAACAAGGTTCTTACCAGCAACTAAAGCCCAACCTAAAGAAATGTTACCAATCGTGGACAAACCAACAATACAATATATTGTTGAAGAAGCTGTCGCTGCTGGTATTGAAGATATTATTATTGTAAGCGGTCGCGGAAAACGAGCGATTGAGGATCATTTTGATAAATCCTATGAACTTGAAGAAACGTTAATTAAGAAACAAAAAGACGAAATGTTAAAAGAAGTTCAGCAAATTTCTAACCTTGCAAACATTCACTACATCCGTCAAAAAGAGCCAAAAGGACTTGGCCACGCGATTAACTGCGCAAGTCGTTTTATCGGAAATGAACCTTTCGCAGTTCTACTCGGAGACGATGTCGTGAAATCGGAGCAACCATGTATTGGACAGTTAATGGATAGCTATAACCGTTACCGCACTTCCATTGTCGGCGTTCAACAGGTTGCAGATGACGCAGTTTCAAAATATGGCATCATTGCACCTAAAGGGGAACAAATTGATAACGGCATTATTCCGATTAAATCACTTGTTGAGAAGCCGTCCCTTGAAGAAGCTCCTTCTAACTACGCTATTTTAGGTCGTTACATTTTAACGCCTGAAATTTTCACGATCCTTGAAAACCTTCCTAAAGGTGCTGGCGGTGAAATTCAACTAACGGATGCGATTAAAGTGCTTAACGAGCAACAGGCTGTATTCGCACATGAATTCGAAGGTCAGCGTTACGATGTAGGTGATAAATTCGGATTCATTAAGGCAACAATCGACTTTGCACTTAATCGTCCCGACCTTCAAAAAGATGTGATGAACTATTTAAAGCAAGTTGTTGATCAGGAGTTAACAACAAAACAGTCGTAA
- the galT gene encoding UDP-glucose--hexose-1-phosphate uridylyltransferase: MTVIYHEIDRLLRYGIKKKLISEWDLAYARNQLLDVLELDEYQGVEKHPDIPESPVEILENILDWASRNGRLVENTVTFRDLLDTKLMGCLTERPSGVVHQFEKTYKETGPEAATAEFYQFSKGVHYIRTDRIAKNEDWLTSTDYGDMEITINLSKPEKDPKAIAAAKKVKASGYPECLLCKENVGYAGRANHPARRNLRLIPVTLEAQKWYLQYSPYVYYNEHAIVLYGEHEPMKISRGTFDRLLEFVMKFPHYFIGSNADLPIVGGSILSHDHFQGGKHDLPMAKAEMERSVSLSTYSHVRAGIVKWPMSVLRLQGENREDLAELADGILHFWKGYSDEDANIRSFTGDEPHNTITPIARRNGTLFELDLVFRNNRTTEEHPMGLFHPHAEVHHIKKENIGLIEVMGLAVLPGRLQEELQLLGECFLSDDPISCIEKDDRIRKHATWAEGLLEKYTEFTEVNVASRLRDEVGLVFSDILSHAGVFKRDPSGQAAFDRFTVALNTYLTEK; the protein is encoded by the coding sequence ATGACTGTCATCTATCACGAAATCGATCGTCTCCTCCGTTACGGGATAAAGAAAAAGCTCATCAGTGAATGGGACCTGGCGTACGCTCGAAATCAGCTTCTTGATGTACTCGAGTTAGATGAGTATCAAGGCGTGGAAAAGCATCCTGATATTCCAGAAAGTCCAGTTGAGATACTAGAAAACATCCTCGACTGGGCTTCCCGAAATGGGAGATTAGTAGAAAACACTGTTACATTTCGTGATTTACTCGATACGAAACTGATGGGCTGTTTAACAGAGCGACCTTCAGGTGTAGTGCATCAGTTCGAAAAGACGTATAAGGAAACAGGCCCAGAAGCTGCGACGGCAGAATTTTACCAGTTTTCAAAAGGTGTTCATTACATTCGCACCGATCGAATTGCGAAGAATGAAGACTGGCTAACCTCTACTGACTATGGCGATATGGAAATAACCATTAATCTTTCCAAGCCAGAGAAGGACCCAAAAGCGATTGCGGCAGCCAAAAAGGTAAAAGCAAGCGGTTACCCGGAATGCTTGCTTTGTAAAGAAAATGTCGGCTATGCGGGACGCGCCAATCATCCTGCAAGACGGAATCTTCGCCTTATTCCTGTGACGCTTGAAGCGCAAAAGTGGTATTTACAGTACTCTCCTTACGTTTACTACAACGAGCACGCGATCGTGTTATATGGGGAGCATGAGCCGATGAAAATCTCGCGTGGAACGTTTGACAGATTGCTTGAGTTTGTAATGAAGTTTCCACACTACTTTATCGGGTCGAATGCAGATCTACCAATTGTAGGTGGTTCGATTCTGAGTCATGATCATTTCCAGGGTGGCAAACACGATTTACCGATGGCGAAAGCAGAAATGGAGCGTTCTGTTTCACTTTCGACTTATTCTCATGTGAGAGCAGGAATTGTGAAATGGCCAATGTCTGTTCTCAGGTTGCAGGGTGAAAACAGAGAAGATCTAGCAGAATTAGCTGATGGCATTCTCCATTTCTGGAAGGGGTACAGTGACGAAGATGCTAACATTCGTTCGTTTACGGGTGATGAACCCCATAACACGATTACACCGATCGCACGGAGAAATGGGACATTATTTGAACTTGATCTTGTGTTTCGGAACAATCGTACGACAGAAGAGCATCCGATGGGGCTTTTTCATCCCCATGCAGAGGTTCATCATATTAAAAAAGAGAACATTGGTTTAATTGAAGTAATGGGGCTTGCGGTGCTACCGGGAAGACTACAAGAAGAGCTTCAGCTTCTAGGAGAATGTTTTCTCTCTGATGATCCGATTAGCTGCATTGAAAAGGATGATCGGATTAGGAAGCATGCAACATGGGCGGAAGGGCTTTTAGAAAAGTACACTGAGTTTACGGAAGTGAACGTCGCATCGCGTTTACGTGATGAAGTGGGGTTAGTATTCTCTGACATTCTAAGTCACGCAGGAGTTTTCAAGCGGGATCCTTCCGGCCAGGCGGCGTTTGATCGATTTACAGTTGCTCTGAACACGTACTTAACTGAAAAATAA